A genomic window from Schistocerca serialis cubense isolate TAMUIC-IGC-003099 chromosome 4, iqSchSeri2.2, whole genome shotgun sequence includes:
- the LOC126473604 gene encoding suppressor of cytokine signaling 6-like — translation MNLSQLKNSLIRRSGRQNVNKTPGCCEVQEEDNGESQISALKCSKTDSSLIKESARCQCKNNTSNDKPSILKSFKKKFRLKSSVGRTVKSKPKQAVRGIDPSTLYARSLHDSSTSDECVSDKVDPLRVVGELNHIQVVTNNGIPQQCESSASQTSTQQASQWGGSSVCPLVKKRTSQENDDCSADGDDHSGGSGTDTGQQQQLILRLENENGTQSETETESESLASPRSLTGELFELAKYGWYWGPITREEAEEKLLDAPDGSFLVRDSSADRYLLSVSFRSAGKTFHARIEHSHGVFSFYANPGREGFPSISELIAHSMTYSESAVFCYSRPRAPGYPAFPVRLVKPVSRFTQVRSLQYLCRFVIRQYTRVDNIQKLPLPRRLLSYVQEGHY, via the coding sequence ATGAATTTAAGTCAGTTGAAAAACTCTTTAATTAGGCGAAGCGGCcggcaaaatgtaaacaaaactCCCGGGTGCTGTGAAGTGCAAGAAGAGGATAATGGCGAATCACAGATATCTGCTCTAAAATGTTCAAAGACTGACTCGTCTTTGATAAAGGAGAGTGCGCGATGTCAGTGCAAGAATAATACTTCAAACGATAAGCCGAGTATATTGAAAAGCTTTAAGAAAAAATTTCGCTTAAAGTCTAGTGTTGGAAGGACGGTGAAAAGTAAGCCTAAGCAAGCAGTTCGAGGCATAGATCCATCTACACTTTATGCTCGTAGTTTACACGATTCTTCAACTAGTGATGAGTGTGTGTCGGATAAAGTGGACCCTCTGCGTGTTGTAGGAGAATTGAATCATATACAAGTAGTGACGAATAATGGAATTCCACAGCAGTGCGAGTCGAGTGCCTCCCAGACGTCAACACAACAAGCTAGCCAGTGGGGAGGAAGTTCTGTTTGTCCCTTAGTCAAGAAACGTACATCACAAGAGAACGATGATTGTTCAGCCGACGGAGATGACCATTCTGGAGGGTCGGGAACTGACACTGGACAACAGCAACAGCTTATACTGAGATTGGAGAATGAGAATGGTACTCAGAGCGAAACTGAAACGGAGAGTGAGAGCTTGGCTAGCCCTCGTAGTCTAACAGGTGAGCTGTTCGAGCTGGCAAAGTACGGCTGGTACTGGGGCCCAATTACACGAGAAGAGGCAGAAGAAAAGCTATTGGATGCACCTGATGGTTCGTTCCTTGTTAGAGATTCGTCTGCAGATCGCTACTTGCTAAGTGTCAGTTTCCGAAGCGCAGGCAAGACGTTTCATGCCAGAATTGAGCACAGCCATGGAGTATTTAGTTTCTACGCAAATCCTGGACGTGAAGGGTTTCCAAGTATCTCTGAACTAATTGCACATTCTATGACTTATTCAGAATCAGCTGTTTTCTGTTATTCTCGCCCTCGTGCTCCAGGATACCCTGCATTTCCTGTTCGCTTGGTGAAGCCTGTATCTCGCTTCACGCAAGTACGATCTCTTCAGTACCTCTGCAGGTTCGTTATAAGACAGTACACCAGGGTTGACAATATACAGAAACTACCCCTGCCTAGGAGACTGTTAAGTTATGTGCAGGAAGGACATTATTGA